A single region of the Lacipirellulaceae bacterium genome encodes:
- a CDS encoding rhomboid family intramembrane serine protease — protein sequence MSLLKRLEGRFSRFAIPNLTLALIVGQIGFYLVELSKQGEGDPLELIRLNIPKVLDGEIWRLLSFVFTPPATSPLFVIFAWLLMHLFGGILESHLGVFRYNLYLLVSYLANLIVAFALWFVWSIPWDFSLSGTNAALYSTLFLGAARVAPNLTLNLFFVLPIRIKWLALFTWLMYGYAFIRFPWPLQLSVLGATANYLLFFGRGHLRDLRDKKRSREFQAKAKPKERGPKHECLVCGMNSDQSPKTLFRYCSQCEGQACYCPDHIGDHEHLGSVESSEAT from the coding sequence ATGTCTCTACTCAAAAGGCTTGAGGGGCGTTTCTCGCGGTTTGCAATTCCAAACCTCACTCTTGCCCTTATCGTCGGGCAAATCGGGTTCTACCTTGTCGAGCTGTCCAAGCAGGGCGAAGGCGACCCGCTGGAGTTGATTCGCCTCAACATCCCGAAAGTTCTCGATGGCGAGATTTGGCGTCTTTTGAGCTTCGTCTTTACGCCGCCGGCGACGAGCCCACTCTTTGTGATTTTCGCGTGGCTGTTGATGCATCTGTTTGGCGGTATCCTCGAGAGCCACTTGGGGGTATTTCGATATAACCTTTACTTGTTGGTTAGCTATCTTGCGAATCTAATCGTTGCCTTCGCCCTTTGGTTCGTTTGGAGCATTCCTTGGGACTTCAGCCTCTCCGGAACGAACGCGGCATTGTACAGCACACTTTTCCTCGGAGCGGCACGGGTTGCACCGAACTTAACACTCAATCTGTTCTTCGTGCTGCCAATAAGAATCAAGTGGCTGGCTCTCTTTACCTGGTTGATGTACGGCTACGCTTTCATCAGATTTCCTTGGCCACTCCAGCTTTCAGTGCTTGGCGCGACCGCCAACTATTTGCTGTTCTTCGGAAGAGGCCATCTGCGTGACTTGCGCGATAAAAAGCGGAGTCGTGAATTTCAGGCGAAGGCAAAGCCGAAAGAGAGAGGGCCCAAGCACGAGTGCTTGGTCTGTGGAATGAACAGCGACCAGTCTCCGAAAACACTGTTCCGCTACTGTTCCCAATGCGAGGGGCAAGCGTGCTACTGCCCTGATCACATCGGTGATCACGAGCATTTGGGGAGCGTTGAATCCTCAGAAGCAACCTAG
- a CDS encoding ABC transporter ATP-binding protein: protein MNDSSPFAIQTRGLKKSYRVYQKQEGLLASLTGLFQREYRDVHAVRGIDLDVAKGEFVAFLGPNGAGKTTSLKLLSGVISPTGGEATVLGHVPWERENAYRRKFALVMGQKNQLWWDLPAQESFKLHQQIYRIDPAEFEKTRDELVDLLDVRRLLGQPVRELSLGERMKMELTAALLHSPEVLFLDEPTIGLDVIAQHNIQKFLKHYQEIRGITILLTSHYMKDVAALCKRVVMIADGEIKYDGSLEGIIDEFSGHKVLTLQFADEHMPSDLSQYGEVLEIVEPKAKLRIERGEIARVLSSVLASHSVADVSVEDPPLEDVIADLFTRTSNSSQHSETTDVTAHASA from the coding sequence ATGAATGACAGCTCCCCCTTTGCGATCCAAACGCGCGGCCTGAAGAAGTCCTATCGCGTTTACCAAAAGCAAGAGGGGCTCCTGGCCTCACTGACAGGCCTCTTTCAACGCGAATACCGCGATGTGCACGCCGTCCGGGGGATTGACCTGGACGTCGCGAAAGGGGAATTCGTTGCATTCCTGGGCCCAAATGGTGCCGGCAAGACGACAAGCCTGAAGCTGCTCTCAGGGGTCATCAGCCCCACCGGAGGCGAAGCCACCGTCCTGGGGCATGTCCCCTGGGAACGCGAGAATGCCTATCGGCGGAAGTTTGCGTTGGTGATGGGGCAAAAGAATCAGCTCTGGTGGGATCTGCCTGCCCAAGAATCCTTCAAGCTACATCAGCAGATTTATCGGATCGACCCGGCAGAGTTCGAGAAAACTCGCGACGAGTTGGTCGATTTGCTCGATGTCCGTCGTCTGCTTGGCCAGCCGGTTCGTGAACTCTCGCTCGGCGAACGAATGAAGATGGAGCTTACCGCGGCATTGCTTCACTCTCCCGAAGTTCTGTTCCTCGATGAGCCTACCATCGGCCTGGATGTCATTGCTCAACACAATATTCAAAAATTCCTCAAGCACTATCAGGAAATCCGCGGCATTACGATCCTCCTGACCAGCCACTACATGAAGGACGTCGCGGCGCTCTGCAAACGTGTCGTTATGATTGCCGACGGAGAGATCAAGTACGACGGTTCGCTCGAAGGAATTATCGACGAGTTCAGCGGACACAAAGTGCTAACGCTCCAGTTCGCCGATGAACACATGCCGAGTGATCTGTCGCAGTACGGCGAAGTCCTGGAAATCGTTGAACCTAAAGCTAAGCTCCGCATTGAGCGCGGTGAGATTGCGAGAGTGCTTTCCTCAGTACTTGCCAGCCATTCGGTTGCCGACGTCAGTGTTGAGGATCCGCCTCTGGAGGATGTGATTGCCGATCTGTTTACTCGGACTTCGAACAGCTCTCAACATAGCGAAACCACAGACGTCACCGCTCACGCCTCGGCATAA
- a CDS encoding ABC-2 family transporter protein has protein sequence MVARVQTWWTILKICLEERLVYRGDFALGTLMRFLPIVTQIFLWTAVFAAAASSKIEGYTSQTIIAYYLLTMLGRAFSSMPGLATGIAKQVREGEIKKFLIQPIDLLSYLLLARIAHKLVYYTVAAGPFALVFWLCGDYFPPFPGWTVFSAFVASLLLGFALGFFLEASLGLIAFWFLEVTSLLFVYMLFNFFCSGHMFPLDFLPDPYGTIVDLMPLKYLAYYPAAIYLGKIPPDELLQGLAIELGWVVFFIILSRRLMHAGYNRYSGFGG, from the coding sequence ATGGTCGCACGTGTCCAAACCTGGTGGACGATTCTTAAGATTTGTCTTGAGGAACGTCTGGTCTATCGTGGCGATTTCGCCCTTGGCACGTTGATGCGGTTCTTGCCGATCGTCACTCAGATCTTTCTGTGGACGGCTGTCTTTGCCGCTGCGGCGAGTAGCAAGATTGAGGGATACACGTCGCAGACGATCATCGCCTACTACCTGCTCACAATGCTGGGACGTGCTTTCTCAAGCATGCCCGGTCTGGCCACAGGGATCGCCAAGCAAGTTCGCGAGGGTGAGATCAAGAAGTTTCTCATCCAGCCCATCGATTTACTGAGTTATTTGCTACTCGCTCGTATTGCCCACAAGCTGGTTTACTACACGGTTGCGGCAGGGCCATTCGCGCTCGTCTTTTGGCTCTGCGGCGATTATTTCCCGCCTTTCCCGGGGTGGACCGTGTTCAGCGCGTTTGTCGCTTCACTATTGCTCGGTTTCGCACTCGGTTTTTTCTTAGAAGCCTCGCTAGGGCTCATCGCCTTCTGGTTCCTGGAAGTCACTTCGCTGCTGTTCGTCTATATGTTGTTCAACTTCTTCTGCTCTGGGCACATGTTCCCGCTCGATTTCCTGCCCGACCCGTATGGGACGATCGTTGATTTGATGCCCTTGAAATACTTAGCCTACTACCCAGCAGCCATCTACCTGGGAAAGATCCCCCCCGACGAACTTCTGCAAGGACTCGCAATTGAACTTGGCTGGGTCGTGTTCTTCATCATCCTCAGCCGCCGACTCATGCATGCCGGGTATAACCGATATAGCGGCTTCGGGGGTTGA
- a CDS encoding ABC-2 family transporter protein, with protein sequence MSPNYLAVFLTFARNSLIRDMTFRTNFFIEVISSMSWMIMNLGFYTLVYQFTPDIEGWGKYQFFVFIATTMFINSLVQAFFMPNAQELSELVRTGGLDFALLKPIDTQFLVSLRRVNWSSLGNFGIALVLLAYALPKIENLNLSIWQFLLYPAYILMGVLILYSVMMTLAATSIWLGRNQSLYDFWFYITNFSRYPMEIYKGTYGEPLRNLFTFVIPILVVINVPANLMAKPLGISSEATTNRGMQLALFTLLATAGSLAFSRWIFKKALGSYRSASS encoded by the coding sequence ATGTCCCCCAATTACCTCGCCGTCTTCCTGACCTTCGCGCGAAACAGTCTCATTCGCGACATGACGTTTCGGACGAACTTCTTCATTGAAGTTATCTCGAGCATGTCGTGGATGATCATGAACCTGGGGTTCTATACGCTCGTCTATCAGTTCACCCCAGATATCGAAGGCTGGGGCAAGTATCAGTTCTTCGTGTTCATCGCGACGACGATGTTCATCAACAGCCTTGTGCAAGCCTTCTTCATGCCAAACGCTCAAGAACTAAGCGAACTGGTTCGCACGGGCGGGCTCGACTTTGCCTTGTTGAAGCCAATCGATACGCAGTTTCTCGTCTCGCTGCGTCGCGTGAATTGGTCTTCGCTGGGCAACTTTGGCATCGCGCTCGTGTTGCTGGCTTACGCGCTGCCAAAGATTGAAAACCTCAACCTCTCCATCTGGCAGTTTTTGCTCTATCCGGCATACATCCTCATGGGCGTGCTGATCCTCTACAGCGTGATGATGACCCTCGCAGCGACAAGTATCTGGTTAGGTCGTAACCAGTCGCTCTACGATTTTTGGTTTTACATCACCAACTTCTCACGCTACCCGATGGAGATTTACAAAGGCACCTACGGCGAACCGCTGCGGAACTTGTTCACATTCGTTATTCCGATTCTCGTCGTCATCAACGTGCCCGCGAACCTGATGGCCAAGCCACTGGGAATAAGCAGTGAAGCAACAACCAACCGCGGCATGCAACTCGCCTTGTTCACGCTGCTGGCAACGGCCGGTTCATTGGCGTTTAGCCGCTGGATCTTCAAGAAGGCTTTGGGGAGCTATCGGAGCGCGAGCAGCTAG
- a CDS encoding secondary thiamine-phosphate synthase enzyme YjbQ has protein sequence MVHQENIKVDNRGHGHMHDLTPQVTQVIQKSGISTGVVHVFNVGSTGAVGTIEFEPGLEEDMPAILDKLIPPSRDYGHERAWHDGNGHSHLQATWLGPAVSVPVSGGQPVLGTWQQIFHLECDVKPRSRTVVVTVMGD, from the coding sequence GTGGTACATCAAGAAAACATCAAAGTGGACAATCGCGGTCACGGCCACATGCACGATCTGACGCCTCAGGTGACGCAAGTGATTCAGAAGAGTGGTATCTCAACTGGAGTGGTGCATGTGTTTAACGTCGGCAGTACAGGAGCCGTAGGCACTATCGAGTTCGAGCCGGGCCTCGAGGAAGACATGCCAGCGATCCTCGACAAACTAATCCCGCCGAGCCGCGATTACGGTCACGAACGAGCATGGCACGATGGCAACGGGCACTCGCACCTACAAGCAACGTGGCTGGGGCCTGCGGTGAGTGTGCCGGTCTCAGGCGGGCAGCCGGTCCTCGGGACGTGGCAGCAGATTTTTCATTTGGAGTGCGACGTAAAGCCGCGGAGTCGGACGGTTGTCGTGACTGTTATGGGTGACTAG
- a CDS encoding radical SAM protein, with the protein MSQSAPTVELSHLDHLWFQVAGTLCNLSCHHCFISCTPKNDSFGFLTLETVRKRLEESIAHGVKEYYFTGGEPFLNREMTDILVETLRFGPATVLTNGTVLKDEWLARLAAAEQESLYSLEFRVSIDGFSPETNDPIRGEGTFERALEGVRKLVEFGFLPIITAARTWPDEDDERVVAQFVDVLKSIGYARPRLKILPALQMGAEEERTHGYRESERIDPAMLVDYDMSQLVCEHSRIITDRGVHVCPILIESPEALLADSLADADRPFALSHGACYTCYQYGAICSNSSSSHQGDK; encoded by the coding sequence ATGAGCCAATCCGCCCCTACCGTTGAACTCTCTCACCTTGATCACCTCTGGTTCCAGGTTGCGGGGACGCTCTGTAATCTGTCTTGCCATCATTGCTTCATCAGCTGCACTCCCAAGAACGATTCCTTTGGCTTTCTGACGTTGGAAACGGTTCGCAAGCGGCTTGAAGAATCGATAGCCCACGGCGTCAAGGAATATTACTTCACCGGTGGCGAACCGTTCCTCAATCGCGAAATGACCGACATACTCGTTGAGACTCTCAGATTCGGCCCTGCAACCGTACTGACCAACGGAACGGTACTCAAAGACGAGTGGCTTGCCCGCTTAGCCGCCGCAGAACAGGAAAGTCTCTATTCCCTTGAGTTCCGCGTCTCCATCGATGGCTTCTCTCCAGAAACCAACGACCCAATCCGAGGCGAGGGGACCTTCGAGCGTGCCCTTGAAGGAGTCCGAAAACTCGTGGAGTTCGGTTTCCTTCCCATCATCACCGCCGCTCGAACTTGGCCAGACGAAGACGATGAGCGAGTCGTCGCCCAGTTCGTCGATGTTCTGAAAAGCATTGGTTACGCGCGACCCAGACTAAAAATTCTCCCGGCGCTGCAAATGGGCGCTGAGGAAGAACGAACGCATGGCTATCGAGAATCCGAGCGGATCGATCCCGCGATGCTCGTCGACTACGACATGAGTCAACTTGTCTGCGAGCACAGCCGGATTATCACCGACCGTGGAGTGCACGTTTGCCCGATTCTCATTGAGTCGCCCGAGGCATTACTTGCCGATTCGCTCGCCGATGCAGACCGCCCCTTTGCCCTCAGCCACGGAGCGTGCTATACGTGTTATCAGTACGGGGCGATTTGTTCCAACTCGTCGAGTTCCCATCAGGGAGACAAGTAG
- a CDS encoding prolyl oligopeptidase family serine peptidase, with protein sequence MNRSRITTLMWAVVSFFSALSTVAKESKVSYPETRRVDHTDVYHGRTVPDPYRWLEGDVREDEEVAAWTRAQNEVTRQYLDAIPQREAIHKRLTELWDYERQSVPWQVAGKYFWYENDGLQNQAVLMVADSYDDKGRILLDPNKWSEDGTVALGRTVTSEDGKLMALTRKEAGSDWSTVRVLEIDSGKMRDDRLEWVRHGNLVWNAAGDGFYYTRYPEPPEGEKFQALSLNPSIYFHRLGTPQSEDTLIFNRPDEPNWSYWLRRTEDNRYLVLHIHRSTDPQSRVYLKEVSAAPEDPWKKLIDTFDNEYALVGNHGSTLYFYTDRDAPRKRVVAIDADAVDATDMTEIIPERERGGTLENVSLFGEEFICKYLSDVTTRLIRYDFAGKELSALKLPGLGTAEGFGGRQDDTETFYSFTSYTTPTAIYRYDVTSGRSELIRESKVDFDPSQYESKQVFATSKDGTQVPIIISYKKGLQLDHTNPTLLYGYGGFNISITPSFAVTYAAWMDMGGVLAVANMRGGGEYGEAWHTAGKGVNKQNVFDDFIAAAEHLISTGYTKPEKLAIMGGSNGGLLVGAVMTQRPELFGAALPAVGVMDMLRFQNFTAGHFWRHEYGTADDPEEFEALIAYSPYHNLKPGTHYPPTLVTTADTDDRVVPMHSFKFAAALQHAQASDAPTLIRIESKAGHGAGTPVSKRIDLVADKWAFLWKALEMGE encoded by the coding sequence ATGAACCGATCCCGAATCACCACACTTATGTGGGCTGTTGTCTCTTTCTTCTCAGCCCTCTCTACAGTCGCTAAGGAAAGTAAGGTGTCCTACCCAGAAACCAGACGCGTCGACCACACCGACGTGTACCACGGTCGAACCGTTCCTGACCCCTACCGTTGGCTGGAAGGCGACGTTCGTGAGGACGAAGAGGTTGCCGCTTGGACGAGGGCGCAGAATGAAGTCACTCGGCAGTACCTTGATGCGATCCCACAACGAGAGGCAATCCACAAGCGACTCACCGAATTGTGGGACTACGAGCGACAGTCCGTCCCTTGGCAAGTTGCCGGGAAGTACTTCTGGTACGAAAACGACGGCCTCCAGAATCAAGCCGTGCTGATGGTTGCCGACTCCTACGACGACAAGGGGCGCATTCTACTCGACCCCAACAAGTGGAGCGAGGATGGCACGGTCGCGCTCGGCAGAACTGTCACGAGTGAAGACGGCAAACTGATGGCGCTCACACGCAAAGAAGCGGGCTCCGATTGGTCAACCGTGCGAGTCCTCGAAATCGACAGTGGCAAGATGCGCGACGACCGACTCGAATGGGTCCGCCATGGCAACCTCGTTTGGAATGCTGCTGGCGACGGGTTCTACTACACGCGCTATCCTGAGCCACCCGAGGGTGAAAAGTTTCAGGCCCTCTCGCTAAACCCGAGCATTTACTTTCATCGGCTGGGAACTCCTCAGTCTGAAGATACACTGATCTTCAACCGACCTGACGAGCCCAACTGGAGCTACTGGCTCCGACGCACCGAAGACAATCGCTACCTGGTGCTGCACATCCACCGCAGCACCGATCCGCAGAGTCGGGTTTACCTCAAAGAAGTGAGTGCCGCACCGGAAGATCCCTGGAAGAAGCTGATCGATACCTTCGACAACGAGTACGCGCTCGTCGGCAACCACGGCTCGACGCTTTACTTCTACACGGATCGGGACGCGCCGCGCAAACGTGTTGTCGCCATTGATGCGGACGCCGTCGACGCGACTGACATGACGGAAATCATTCCCGAGAGGGAGAGAGGCGGCACGTTGGAGAATGTCTCGCTGTTTGGCGAAGAGTTCATCTGCAAGTATCTCTCCGACGTTACCACGCGTTTGATTCGCTACGACTTCGCGGGCAAAGAGCTTAGTGCGCTCAAACTCCCTGGGCTGGGCACTGCCGAGGGCTTCGGTGGGCGGCAAGACGACACTGAGACCTTCTACTCGTTCACAAGCTACACGACGCCTACGGCGATCTATCGGTATGACGTCACCAGTGGACGAAGCGAACTCATCCGCGAATCCAAAGTCGATTTCGACCCCAGCCAGTACGAATCAAAGCAAGTCTTTGCCACCAGCAAAGATGGCACCCAGGTGCCGATAATCATTTCCTACAAGAAGGGCCTACAGCTCGACCATACGAACCCCACCTTGCTGTACGGCTATGGGGGATTCAATATCTCGATTACACCCTCATTTGCGGTCACCTACGCCGCCTGGATGGACATGGGTGGGGTGTTGGCCGTGGCAAATATGCGTGGCGGGGGCGAATATGGCGAAGCGTGGCACACTGCTGGCAAAGGAGTGAACAAGCAGAACGTCTTCGACGACTTTATCGCCGCGGCTGAACACTTGATCTCAACTGGCTACACAAAGCCCGAGAAGCTCGCCATTATGGGAGGAAGCAACGGCGGATTGCTCGTCGGTGCGGTAATGACCCAGCGACCTGAACTCTTCGGCGCTGCCTTACCCGCAGTCGGAGTCATGGACATGCTGCGCTTCCAGAACTTCACGGCGGGTCATTTTTGGCGACACGAGTACGGCACTGCGGACGACCCGGAAGAATTCGAGGCTCTGATCGCTTATTCGCCGTACCATAACTTGAAGCCTGGCACGCACTATCCACCAACGCTAGTCACCACTGCTGATACGGACGACCGCGTTGTCCCAATGCACAGCTTCAAATTCGCCGCCGCCTTGCAGCACGCTCAAGCCAGTGACGCGCCCACACTAATCCGCATCGAAAGCAAAGCTGGCCACGGCGCCGGAACACCCGTGAGCAAGCGTATCGATCTGGTCGCCGATAAGTGGGCGTTCCTGTGGAAGGCCTTGGAGATGGGCGAATAG
- the ispH gene encoding 4-hydroxy-3-methylbut-2-enyl diphosphate reductase codes for MKVLLASPRGFCAGVNMAIEALDLALERLPPPIYVYHEIVHNKYVVESFRERGVTFVDELEEVPEGSTLLFSAHGISPAIRQLAKDRNLQAIDATCPLVTKVHLEAIKYAGLGYTIFLIGHEGHDEVIGTMGEAPEAIELVETPEDVEKLEVADEEKLAYLTQTTLSVDDANRIIERLKARFPKIHAPPKDDICYATQNRQEAVAQLSPEADLTLVLGSQNSSNSQRLAELSREKGIEAYLIDGPECIQPEWFQGVETVLVTAGASAPEVVVEAVLDFLRDNYDAEVEVRTLREEDVSFSLPRELRV; via the coding sequence ATGAAAGTCTTGCTTGCCAGTCCCCGTGGATTTTGTGCTGGCGTGAATATGGCGATCGAGGCTCTCGACCTAGCACTGGAACGCTTGCCTCCGCCGATTTACGTCTATCACGAGATCGTGCACAACAAGTATGTCGTTGAGTCCTTCCGCGAGCGTGGGGTGACATTCGTCGATGAGCTTGAGGAAGTGCCCGAAGGCTCGACGCTCTTGTTCTCTGCACATGGTATCTCTCCAGCGATACGTCAGTTGGCTAAGGATCGCAATCTTCAAGCCATCGATGCGACTTGCCCATTGGTCACGAAAGTCCATTTGGAAGCGATCAAATATGCGGGGCTTGGCTACACGATCTTCCTAATTGGCCATGAGGGGCATGACGAAGTCATCGGCACAATGGGCGAGGCGCCCGAGGCGATTGAACTTGTCGAAACCCCTGAAGATGTCGAGAAGCTTGAAGTCGCCGATGAGGAGAAGCTCGCGTACCTCACCCAAACCACGCTGAGCGTTGATGATGCGAACCGCATTATTGAACGCCTCAAGGCTCGCTTCCCCAAGATTCACGCTCCCCCAAAGGACGACATCTGCTACGCAACTCAGAATCGCCAAGAGGCGGTCGCCCAGCTCTCTCCAGAAGCGGATCTCACGCTTGTCCTGGGGAGTCAGAATAGCTCCAACAGCCAGCGTTTGGCCGAGCTATCACGTGAGAAAGGCATTGAGGCGTACCTGATCGACGGCCCTGAGTGCATCCAGCCGGAATGGTTTCAAGGCGTGGAAACCGTCCTGGTGACCGCTGGGGCTAGTGCACCGGAAGTCGTCGTTGAGGCTGTGCTGGATTTTCTGAGGGACAATTACGACGCGGAGGTCGAAGTGCGGACGCTTCGGGAGGAGGATGTCTCGTTTTCGCTGCCGCGGGAGTTGCGGGTTTAA
- a CDS encoding flagellar biosynthesis anti-sigma factor FlgM has product MIRLETLTMQIFGTPNVHGPQNVKGPQGSRPASGDRPAAPSQQADSVDISPAASAAANAADGEIRADLVARVKNEIAAGTYETPEKLDTALDNFLNELA; this is encoded by the coding sequence ATGATTCGCCTGGAGACCCTTACCATGCAAATCTTCGGCACTCCCAACGTCCACGGCCCGCAAAACGTCAAAGGCCCTCAGGGCTCCCGCCCGGCTTCAGGCGATCGCCCAGCCGCTCCGTCTCAACAGGCCGACAGTGTCGATATCTCGCCAGCCGCCAGCGCCGCTGCTAATGCCGCCGACGGCGAAATTCGTGCTGATCTGGTTGCTCGCGTAAAGAATGAAATCGCTGCCGGAACATACGAGACCCCCGAAAAGCTCGACACGGCGCTGGATAACTTCCTGAATGAGCTGGCCTAA
- a CDS encoding Fur family transcriptional regulator, producing MDVATADNSSLEAPQSEFALGSVTVSSSPQERFSEYLQSKGKRITQQRRILVDHVFERHDHFDADELIANLSRVEEGRKVSRPTVYRTLNELVEAGLLRRMNLSGRGVYEHDYGYPQHDHLHCTKCDKLIEFQSAELKQLRQAVAREHSFRVTGHRLIVSGICEDCGRNRHRGKSPLDLI from the coding sequence ATGGACGTAGCAACAGCCGACAATTCGAGCCTCGAAGCCCCGCAGAGCGAATTCGCCCTCGGCTCGGTCACAGTCTCCAGTTCGCCCCAAGAACGGTTCAGTGAGTACTTGCAAAGCAAGGGGAAGCGAATCACCCAGCAGCGGCGGATCCTCGTGGATCACGTCTTTGAGAGGCACGACCACTTCGACGCCGACGAGCTGATCGCCAACCTCAGCCGGGTGGAAGAGGGCCGCAAGGTGAGCCGCCCGACGGTCTACCGGACGCTCAACGAGCTGGTCGAAGCGGGCCTCTTGCGTCGGATGAACCTCAGCGGTCGCGGCGTCTACGAGCACGACTATGGCTACCCCCAGCACGATCACCTGCACTGCACGAAGTGCGACAAGCTGATCGAGTTCCAAAGCGCCGAACTCAAACAACTCCGTCAAGCCGTCGCCCGCGAACACAGCTTCCGCGTCACCGGCCACCGCCTCATCGTCAGCGGCATCTGCGAAGACTGCGGACGGAATCGACACCGAGGGAAGTCGCCGCTGGATTTGATTTGA
- a CDS encoding uracil-DNA glycosylase family protein: MSQKRITSFIDTLSKYPAAKNISNPYHAAECRNNLREYLLALIKQPYSGHLLIGEAPGRRGCAVTGIPFTSNRVLKDNTHQFIVKLRRKLEITGSEREQSPKIVWEYLEKSKKIPACWNVFPFHSHEGDARRTNRKPSNLEITNSKHYLFSIIEILSPSSLIAVGRKAEYALERWLPQRNYLYVRHPANGGKPDFIRGLKSAGIK, from the coding sequence ATGAGCCAAAAGCGAATCACAAGTTTTATTGATACGCTAAGCAAGTACCCTGCCGCAAAGAACATTAGTAATCCCTATCACGCGGCAGAATGCAGAAATAATCTTCGGGAATATCTTCTAGCTCTTATCAAACAGCCTTACTCGGGCCACCTACTAATTGGTGAAGCTCCAGGCCGTAGAGGTTGCGCCGTCACAGGGATACCTTTCACAAGCAATAGAGTGCTGAAAGATAACACTCATCAGTTCATTGTCAAACTCAGGAGAAAGCTAGAAATCACAGGGTCGGAACGAGAGCAAAGCCCAAAAATTGTCTGGGAGTATCTCGAAAAATCCAAGAAGATTCCGGCATGCTGGAATGTGTTTCCATTCCATTCTCACGAAGGTGATGCCAGACGTACAAATCGTAAACCCAGCAATCTAGAAATAACAAACTCGAAGCATTACCTGTTTTCGATTATTGAGATACTGTCCCCCAGCAGTCTAATAGCAGTTGGGCGCAAAGCGGAATACGCACTTGAGCGTTGGTTGCCGCAACGCAATTACTTGTATGTTCGACATCCTGCGAACGGTGGTAAACCCGATTTCATTCGCGGCCTGAAGTCGGCAGGCATTAAATAG